The following proteins are encoded in a genomic region of Verrucomicrobiota bacterium:
- a CDS encoding NAD-dependent dehydratase, with protein YQQAVAWPFGEAIFNLEYDVMSDTTKARRFGFHEWVDTEEMLLRLCAQFQRERFIPF; from the coding sequence CTACCAGCAAGCGGTGGCCTGGCCCTTTGGTGAAGCCATTTTCAACCTGGAGTACGACGTGATGTCCGACACCACCAAGGCACGCCGGTTTGGTTTTCACGAATGGGTGGACACCGAAGAAATGCTGCTTCGGTTGTGCGCGCAATTCCAACGGGAGCGCTTCATTCCCTTTTGA